A window of the Cloacibacillus sp. An23 genome harbors these coding sequences:
- a CDS encoding MarR family transcriptional regulator, whose translation MFREKGLTLPQFTVMELLYNRGEQTVQSIIDKVLSSSGNITVVVRNLEQMGLVSRRDNPDDGRSYLIGISPKGKALMDETFSVHMENLAEAFSKLTTEEKETVVGILKKLK comes from the coding sequence TTGTTTCGCGAGAAAGGATTGACTCTGCCCCAGTTCACCGTGATGGAACTTCTCTACAACAGGGGAGAACAGACGGTGCAAAGCATAATAGACAAGGTTCTTTCCAGCAGCGGCAATATAACCGTCGTGGTGAGGAACCTTGAGCAGATGGGGCTGGTCAGCCGGCGCGACAATCCTGACGATGGTCGTTCCTATCTGATCGGCATATCGCCTAAGGGCAAAGCTTTAATGGATGAGACGTTCTCCGTGCATATGGAGAATCTGGCGGAAGCTTTTTCGAAGCTGACGACTGAGGAAAAGGAAACGGTCGTCGGCATACTGAAAAAACTGAAATAG
- a CDS encoding GNAT family N-acetyltransferase, with protein sequence MIELRAADSRDIAEILSTDTYIPKEMLLAKIDRAPEQVRLIRHSGATVGVLRYGFLWDYIPYLCFLNIRGEFRGRGYAGEALRSWENEMARGGHDTLFCSIPSDDAAQAFYRKMGYEDAGSLCIRCGRFAQPAEIFFIKFLTPRNPGDF encoded by the coding sequence ATGATCGAATTACGCGCGGCGGACAGCCGCGACATAGCGGAAATCTTATCGACGGACACTTACATCCCGAAGGAGATGCTGCTGGCAAAAATCGACAGGGCTCCCGAGCAGGTTCGGCTTATCAGACATTCGGGCGCGACGGTCGGCGTGCTGCGTTACGGTTTTCTTTGGGACTATATCCCGTATCTGTGTTTTCTGAATATCCGCGGAGAATTTCGCGGAAGAGGCTACGCGGGCGAAGCTCTGAGGTCGTGGGAAAACGAGATGGCGCGCGGGGGACACGACACGCTGTTCTGCTCCATCCCGTCGGACGACGCGGCCCAGGCCTTTTACAGGAAAATGGGGTACGAGGACGCCGGCTCGCTCTGCATCCGCTGCGGACGCTTCGCTCAGCCGGCGGAGATATTTTTTATAAAATTCCTGACGCCGCGGAATCCCGGCGATTTTTAG
- a CDS encoding AAA family ATPase, translating to MTQKIVFYYGPKSGFLRRLPRKLPITTISELAIYSDRKMREHTFKIQSARRGAENTENEPERLSVPCLVAFSEQYASISESAINSFLSFIAQFDVGSIYLQNPPVHIAAQFEGLHSRIKIMRYSYNELDFDCLRRINREYDGVIVGQPEVKDRLLRALYPLASGASDKPAVLLFYGPTGVGKSETAKYLSEVAGQPLLRRQFSMFHSNEFSSYLFGGRHTGSCLAKDLMERESNVILFDEFDKPNPVFHSAFYQAFDEGIYEDRNYRADIRGALVICTSNYASAEEARERLGAPIFARFDSVIEFKPLSKEAQRKIMLKRINEALAALSDQERARIDADALAASLAGSLRGDDGARGIERAVRDKISEELLKWALAE from the coding sequence ATGACTCAGAAAATAGTTTTCTACTACGGGCCGAAGTCCGGCTTTCTCCGCCGCCTTCCTAGGAAGCTGCCTATAACCACGATCAGCGAGCTCGCGATATACAGCGACAGGAAGATGCGCGAACACACTTTCAAGATACAGAGCGCGCGCCGCGGCGCCGAAAACACGGAGAACGAGCCGGAGCGTCTTAGCGTCCCGTGCCTCGTCGCCTTCTCCGAGCAGTACGCCTCAATCAGCGAGAGCGCGATAAATTCTTTCCTCAGCTTCATCGCGCAGTTCGACGTGGGGTCGATATATCTGCAGAACCCGCCAGTCCACATAGCGGCGCAGTTTGAAGGACTGCACAGCCGCATAAAGATCATGCGCTACTCCTACAACGAGCTTGACTTCGACTGCCTGCGGCGTATCAACCGCGAGTACGACGGCGTGATCGTCGGGCAGCCGGAGGTGAAGGACCGTCTGCTCAGGGCGCTCTATCCCCTCGCCTCCGGGGCGTCGGACAAGCCCGCCGTGCTTCTGTTCTACGGGCCTACGGGAGTCGGGAAGTCGGAGACTGCGAAGTATCTCAGCGAAGTCGCGGGGCAGCCGCTGCTGCGCCGCCAGTTCTCGATGTTCCACAGCAATGAATTTTCGTCATATCTCTTCGGCGGGCGGCACACGGGGAGCTGTCTCGCTAAGGATCTCATGGAGCGCGAGTCCAACGTCATTCTTTTCGACGAGTTCGACAAGCCGAACCCGGTCTTTCACAGCGCATTCTACCAGGCCTTCGACGAGGGGATATACGAGGACAGGAACTACCGCGCGGACATTCGCGGCGCTCTCGTGATATGCACGTCGAACTACGCCTCCGCCGAAGAGGCGAGAGAGAGGCTCGGCGCTCCGATATTCGCAAGGTTCGACTCGGTGATAGAGTTCAAGCCTCTGTCGAAGGAAGCGCAGCGCAAAATAATGCTGAAGAGGATAAACGAGGCGCTCGCGGCGCTCTCAGACCAGGAGCGCGCGCGAATCGACGCGGACGCGCTCGCGGCGTCGCTCGCCGGTTCTCTGCGGGGAGACGACGGAGCCAGAGGCATAGAGCGCGCGGTGAGGGATAAAATTTCCGAGGAGCTGCTCAAGTGGGCGCTTGCGGAATAA